A genomic window from Anopheles ziemanni chromosome X, idAnoZiCoDA_A2_x.2, whole genome shotgun sequence includes:
- the LOC131290611 gene encoding putative uncharacterized protein DDB_G0271606 — MLHLEDYLEMIEHLPQELRDRFTEMREMDLTVQNNTDALDKRARSLFQQCRRGELPTAAADAEFNAIRGDYYRVLDDSDEKIQLSGQMYDLVERYVRRLDTELYKFKCELEADHNGITEILEKRSLELDSNATSNGGTNQKENRFYDAQHSYSGTSSGRSDSRYKSKPVKRRESVAVTAAEKRAAAAAVAAAAAAASGASTSNVAPIMNAHIRPTTPGTAVPASIVSGTIVIPPAVNVGVHASSTTPNVSSYNLPNFSPAGNAIAAAASQAIAQTQQMQQGRRTASLKASYEAIGAMGSQELLINSELAGATHNALQAVERESSVFSNQRRTKKKGLTSTPNTANTSAAGGVRGTTTTTLLSSNSIVTPILTTTPTLPNQTPFAILGQQTTTLQQQQQQQQVGTVQVTQPLVQPQQQPQKGPTLVPYIMGTNGPIAVQQQIHLHHSNAQVPLQHLQQVSHQQPLLQQLAVQQQATQQTVQQPTAMKQELLPQQIQQLGNIQNAQQKHILLPTTPQQAQQRLPHPQQPQQQQFQQSLQSPQTLAPQLLQQQQPQQPVPASSQQSGQQQQLPMQTLAQPQLIQAQGGSHSLPLAPVPVQPTLKTRPGWKTITKPTLRRYIPGQTPHILQRQVVHLQPQQQTQFQQIQQQQQHHHLQMQQHHHQLLDMQQQKDSQLQQAIQQQQQVLQQQQQLLQQTQQQPQLQQQQQQTAQPQQQFLAGPAGSSASAVLANTASTMELLPSSTATSASTASVSSLDGSRGEVTKGASTSGAGSTTLTASSGSSTSGSVVLNESGMVVEQTPEGEWSYDPNEPRYCICNQVSYGDMVACDNEDCPFEWFHYPCVNITSSPKGKWYCPQCSSSMKRRASRKN, encoded by the exons ATGCTACATTTGGAGGATTACCTTGAAA TGATCGAGCATCTACCCCAGGAGCTTCGGGATAGGTTCACGGAAATGCGTGAGATGGATTTAACTGTCCAAA ATAACACTGATGCCCTGGATAAACGGGCCCGTTCACTATTTCAACAGTGTCGCAGAGGGGAACTACCAACTGCAGCGGCGGATGCAGAGTTCAACGCAATTCGAGGCGACTACTACCGCGTGCTGGATGATTCTGATGAGAAAATCCAACTGTCAGGGCAGATGTACGATTTGGTTGAACGATATGTGCGCCGTCTCGACACCGAGCTGTACAAATTCAAGTGTGAGCTGGAAGCGGATCACAATGGCATCACAGAAATACTTGAAAAACGTTCGTTAGAGCTCGACAGCAATGCTACGTCGAACGGTGGCACGAACCAGAAGGAAAACCGTTTCTATGACGCCCAGCATTCGTACTCCGGAACATCTTCCGGGCGCTCGGATAGTCGCTACAAGTCGAAGCCGGTAAAGCGCCGTGAGAGCGTGGCCGTCACTGCTGCCGAAAAGCGTGCCGCTGCTGCAGCAGTGGCTGCAGCGGCCGCGGCAGCATCCGGAGCTAGCACATCGAATGTTGCTCCGATCATGAATGCGCACATTCGTCCGACGACCCCGGGCACGGCGGTACCTGCCAGTATTGTGTCGGGCACGATCGTTATCCCTCCGGCTGTGAATGTTGGTGTGCACGCTTCATCTACTACACCGAACGTATCATCCTACAATTTGCCAAATTTTTCTCCGGCGGGAAATGCAATTGCTGCCGCTGCAAGCCAGGCGATCGCTCAAACGCAACAAATGCAGCAGGGTCGTCGAACGGCCAGTCTGAAGGCATCGTACGAAGCGATTGGCGCAATGGGATCGCAAGAGCTGCTGATCAATAGTGAGCTGGCGGGGGCCACGCACAACGCGCTGCAGGCAGTTGAGCGAGAGTCGAGCGTTTTCTCGAACCAGCGACGTACGAAGAAGAAAGGTCTTACGAGCACGCCAAACACTGCAAACACCAGTGCGGCGGGTGGTGTGCGGGGCACAACTACCACGACCCTGCTTTCAAGCAATTCGATTGTAACGCCGATACTCACCACTACCCCTACTCTGCCGAATCAAACGCCGTTTGCAATTTTAGGCCAGCAAACAACCAcgttgcagcagcaacagcaacagcagcaggttGGAACGGTCCAAGTGACACAGCCGCTTGTGCAGCCACAACAGCAGCCGCAAAAGGGGCCTACCCTGGTGCCGTACATAATGGGCACCAATGGGCCAATCGCGGTGCAGCAGCAAATACATCTGCACCATTCGAACGCGCAAGTTCCTTTACAGCACCTGCAGCAAGTATCGCACCAGCAACCGTTGTTGCAACAGCTTGCGGTCCAACAACAAGCGACGCAGCAAACTGTACAACAGCCGACGGCGATGAAACAGGAGTTGCTTCCTCAGCAAATTCAGCAGCTCGGCAACATTCAGAATGCGCAGCAGAAGCACATTCTCTTACCAACCACACCGCAGCAGGCACAGCAAAGGCTACCGCACCCacagcagccgcagcagcagcaattccAACAGTCGCTGCAATCACCGCAAACGTTGGCACCGCAgttgctgcagcagcaacaaccgcaGCAACCGGTTCCGGCAAGTTCCCAGCAGTCGggtcaacagcagcagctgccaATGCAGACGCTCGCGCAGCCGCAGCTGATACAAGCGCAAGGCGGGTCCCATTCGTTGCCACTGGCGCCGGTGCCGGTGCAGCCCACGTTGAAAACGCGCCCAGGATGGAAAACTATCACGAAGCCTACATTACGCCGCTATATCCCTGGGCAAACTCCGCACATCTTACAACGGCAGGTGGTCCATCTGCAGCCACAGCAGCAAACACAATTCCAGCAAatacagcaacagcagcagcaccatcattTGCAGATG caacagcatcaccatcagctGCTCGATATGCAGCAACAAAAGGATTCGCAACTGCAGCAGGCAatccaacaacagcagcaggttttgcaacagcagcagcagttgctGCAGCAGACCCAGCAACAGCCACAGCTTCAA cagcagcaacagcagacgGCGCAACCGCAGCAGCAATTTCTTGCTGGTCCCGCTGGATCGTCGGCGTCCGCTGTTCTTGCGAATACGGCATCGACGATGGAACTGCTGCCTTCCTCCACTGCAACCTCAGCGTCAACGGCGTCGGTCAGCTCGTTGGACGGCAGTCGGGGGGAAGTCACCAAAGGCGCCAGCACCAGCGGCGCAGGTAGCACCACCCTGACTGCCTCCAGCGGCTCCAGCACCTCCGGCTCGGTCGTCTTGAACGAGTCTGGGATGGTGGTCGAACAAACGCCCGAAGGTGAGTGGTCTTACGATCCAAACGAACCTCGTTACTGCATTTGCAATCAAGTTTCCTACGGCGACATGGTGGCCTGTGACAACGAAGAC TGCCCATTCGAGTGGTTCCACTATCCGTGCGTTAATATAACGTCCTCCCCGAAGGGCAAGTGGTACTGCCCGCAATGTAGCAGCTCGATGAAAAGACGGGCCTCCCGCAAGAACTAA
- the LOC131290358 gene encoding serine hydroxymethyltransferase: MSGNAKMLQENLWDQDPELMDLIRKEKKRQTRGLEMIASENFTSLSVLQCLSSCLHNKYSEGLPGQRYYGGNEFIDEIELLAQKRALEAYRLDPEQWGCNVQPYSGSPANFAVYTALIEPHGRIMGLDLPDGGHLTHGFMTQTKKISATSIFFESMPYKVDPVTGLIDYDKMEETAKLFKPKVIIAGISCYSRCLDYKRFRAIADQNGAYLFADMAHISGLVAAGVIPSPFEYADVVSTTTHKTLRGPRAGIIFFRKGIRTVKPNGDKVMYDLESRVNQAVFPGLQGGPHNHAIAGIATCMLQAKSPEFRAYQEQVIKNARALCAGLLEKGYSVATGGTDVHLVLVDLRPVGITGARAEYILEEISIACNKNTVPGDKSALNPSGIRLGTPALTTRGLLEKDMQQVVNFIDRGLQLSKEITTVSGPKLADFKRVIHEDAGINVKVQTLRKEVEQYSEQFPLPGYDEF, translated from the exons ATGTCCGGTAATGCAAAAATGCTGCAAGAGAACTTGTGGGATCAAGATCCCGAGCTAATGGATTTGATACGTAAGGAAAAGAAACGTCAAACGCGTGGTCTCGAGATGATTGCCAGTGAAAATTTTACATCACTTTCCGTGCTGCAGTGTCTAAGTTCTTGCCTGCACAACAAATATTCCGAAGGACTTCCAGGACAAAG ATACTACGGAGGGAATGAATTTATCGATGAAATCGAGCTATTGGCTCAAAAACGTGCGCTTGAGGCCTATCGTCTTGACCCGGAACAATGGGGATGTAATGTTCAACCTTATTCCGGCTCCCCGGCGAACTTTGCAGTTTACACTGCTCTAATCGAACCACATGGCCGTATCATGGGATTGGACCTTCCAGATGGTGGTCATTTGACACACGGCTTCATGACGCAGACGAAAAAAATATCTGCTACTTCGATTTTTTTCGAGAGCATGCCGTACAAAGTCGATCCCGTGACTGGTTTGATTGACTACGACAAGATGGAGGAAACGGCTAAACTGTTCAAGCCGAAGGTTATCATCGCCGGTATATCTTGTTATTCGCGTTGTTTAGACTACAAGCGATTCCGGGCCATAGCTGATCAGAATGGAGCATATTTGTTCGCTGATATGGCGCATATATCGGGACTTGTCGCTGCCGGCGTGATACCCTCGCCGTTTGAATACGCGGACGTAGTCAGTACTACGACGCATAAGACACTTCGTGGTCCACGAGCCGGTATCATCTTTTTCCGTAAAGGCATACGTACCGTAAAGCCAAACGGTGATAAAGTGATGTACGATCTAGAATCACGTGTCAATCAGGCTGTCTTTCCCGGATTGCAGGGTGGTCCACACAACCACGCGATAGCTGGAATTGCTACATGCATGTTGCAGGCAAAATCACCTGAATTCCGTGCATATCAAGAACAAGTGATAAAGAATGCGCGTGCTTTGTGCGCAGGGCTACTTGAAAAGGGATACTCTGTTGCTACTGGTGGGACTGACGTGCACTTGGTTTTAGTGGATCTAAGACCCGTTGGTATAACAGGTGCTCGTGCTGAATACATTCTAGAGGAAATTTCAATAGCGTGCAACAAAAATACTGTCCCTGGCGACAAATCAGCTCTTAATCCGTCAGGCATACGTCTCGGTACACCAGCCCTTACCACTCGTGGCTTATTGGAGAAGGATATGCAGCAGGTCGTGAATTTTATCGATCGAGGATTGCAGCTGTCGAAAGAGATCACCACCGTTTCAGGTCCAAAGTTGGCCGACTTTAAGCGCGTCATCCACGAGGATGCAGGTATCAATGTTAAGGTGCAAACCCTTCGTAAGGAAGTTGAGCAATATAGTGAACAGTTCCCTCTTCCAGGATATGATGAATTTTAA